In Hydra vulgaris chromosome 06, alternate assembly HydraT2T_AEP, a genomic segment contains:
- the LOC136081140 gene encoding uncharacterized protein LOC136081140, with translation MEITLKNIEKLITNKLEEQKKSILKETERLLKDQEKNFTGVISANLKILTNRLDKIEKEVDTNKSKVLSVEKDLRDFKESLNFQEISITKKLNQIKKRYEKEINNLNKKALDLENRSRRNNLRIDGIYEKPNENWTECENVVKKMFKNQLKIKNDIVIERAHRIGPPKEDKKPRTIALKLLNFQDKTKILNATKNLRGTGIYVNEDFAKETIENRKKLWDQVKKLRLEGNYAVIKYDKIFSREFQK, from the coding sequence atggaaattacattgaaaaatatagagaaattaattacaaacaaactcgaagaacaaaaaaagagtattttaaaagaaacggAGCGCCTGTTGAaagatcaagaaaaaaattttactggTGTAATtagtgcaaatttaaaaatactcacTAATCGAttagataaaattgaaaaagaagtaGACACTAACAAATCGAAAGTCTTGAGCGTAGAAAAAGACTTACGCGATTTTAAAGAAAGTCTTAACTTTCAAGAAATAAGCATcacgaaaaaattaaatcagatCAAGAAGcgttatgaaaaagaaataaacaatttaaataaaaaggcatTAGATCTGGAGAATCGGTCTCGAAGGAATAATTTAAGAATAGACGGGATATATGAAAAACCAAATGAAAATTGGACTGAGTGcgaaaatgtagtaaaaaaaatgttcaaaaaccaactaaaaattaaaaacgataTAGTTATAGAAAGAGCTCATAGAATAGGCCCACCTAAAGAAGATAAGAAACCAAGAACTATTgccttaaagttgttaaattttcaagacaaaacaaaaatacttaatgctACAAAAAACTTGCGAGGAACAGGGATTTATGTCAATGAGGATTTCGCTAAAGAAACGATCGAAAACCGAAAAAAGTTGTGGGATCAAGTCAAAAAGCTGCGACTCGAAGGTAACTATGCAGTTATAAAATacgataaaattttttctagagAATTTCAGAAGTAA